In a single window of the Clostridia bacterium genome:
- the flgM gene encoding flagellar biosynthesis anti-sigma factor FlgM: MKIDNAQLQKVLGIYKKQETGTVKKMGKSKTQDYSDSVQLSDKAKAYAKAVEAFDKLPDIRKEKVERIKAQIDSGSYNIRGEQIIDKIIKGTKMDEKI, translated from the coding sequence ATGAAAATCGATAATGCACAACTTCAAAAAGTATTAGGCATATACAAAAAACAAGAGACAGGCACCGTCAAAAAAATGGGCAAAAGCAAAACTCAAGATTATTCTGATAGCGTGCAACTATCAGATAAGGCAAAAGCCTACGCAAAAGCTGTAGAGGCCTTCGACAAACTTCCGGACATCAGAAAAGAAAAGGTTGAAAGGATAAAGGCACAGATAGACAGCGGAAGTTATAATATTAGGGGAGAACAGATTATCGACAAAATAATTAAAGGCACAAAAATGGACGAGAAGATATAA
- a CDS encoding flagellar protein FlgN, whose product MEKLVKGIYDVLCKEYYLQCELLELSKKKTDLIVNNKIKELESLLSLEEGIVVKLGELENERGKLTEQYFQGVGKEPQPDSLTSIIQDLNHEDGQLFRDLKKQFGEIIDQQREINKTNMRLIKENLDYIDFTINLLTQKDQPTYGSKKKDSISLFDEQI is encoded by the coding sequence ATGGAAAAACTGGTAAAAGGTATATATGATGTACTCTGCAAAGAATACTACCTGCAGTGCGAATTGTTGGAACTATCCAAGAAAAAGACAGACTTGATAGTGAACAACAAAATAAAGGAACTTGAGAGTTTGCTGTCCTTGGAAGAAGGCATTGTGGTCAAATTAGGCGAGCTGGAAAATGAGAGAGGAAAATTGACAGAACAATATTTCCAAGGAGTAGGGAAAGAGCCACAACCTGACAGCTTGACTTCAATAATACAAGACCTTAATCATGAAGATGGACAATTATTCCGAGACCTGAAAAAGCAGTTTGGCGAAATAATAGATCAACAGAGAGAGATAAACAAAACAAATATGAGATTGATAAAGGAAAATTTAGATTACATAGATTTCACCATAAACCTTCTAACTCAAAAAGATCAACCTACATATGGCAGCAAAAAAAAGGACAGCATCAGCTTGTTTGATGAACAAATATGA
- the flgK gene encoding flagellar hook-associated protein FlgK produces the protein MRSTFYGLEIARTALHVQQKQLDITNHNIANVNTEGYSRQRGTTKAIPSYYGDVGRGVAMQEIKQIRDSFLDMQLRNEVKSLGEWETKADFLSNIEAIYNEPSDSGIRTVVDQFYNSLQELGKNPESREIRALVHQRAVALTETINHMTRQLGELREEVNSAIDIRVQEINSYVKQISDLNQQIFKQEISGGRANDLRDQRELLVDKLSKLINIRSYETSQGHLRIDVGTTALVDHYNTNEMVTETDADGFLNIVWKGSGKEVDLQSGTLKGLLDIRDGTGKDGQYSGIPYYMQEMCYFSGQFAYKFNEIHRQGYGLDGSTGHDFFTFDTMVGSQGGFADRTDFLAKLENGQVDIYNWDIGISSDIDNFDHIAASLNGEEGDNENLLKLIETRHDKIFDGTSTIDDFTKSLIAVLGVDAQQAIRMQENQTVLVRQMDNRRLATSGVSLDEEMANLIKFQHSYNAAARVITSVDEMLDTIVSRMGIVGR, from the coding sequence ATGCGATCAACATTTTACGGATTGGAAATAGCCAGGACGGCGCTGCATGTTCAGCAAAAACAGTTAGATATCACCAATCACAATATTGCCAATGTGAACACCGAAGGCTATAGCAGACAGCGAGGCACAACCAAGGCGATACCATCCTATTATGGTGATGTAGGCAGAGGGGTTGCTATGCAGGAGATAAAGCAGATAAGAGACTCATTTCTGGATATGCAGCTGAGAAACGAAGTAAAGTCCTTGGGTGAATGGGAAACAAAAGCAGACTTTTTGTCTAATATAGAAGCCATATATAACGAGCCTTCTGACTCAGGTATCCGCACAGTGGTAGATCAATTTTATAACTCCCTCCAAGAACTGGGCAAAAACCCGGAAAGCAGGGAGATAAGGGCGCTGGTTCATCAAAGGGCGGTGGCGCTTACCGAAACAATAAACCATATGACCCGTCAATTGGGAGAGTTGAGAGAAGAAGTAAATTCAGCCATAGATATAAGGGTGCAGGAGATAAACTCTTATGTAAAACAGATAAGTGACCTGAACCAACAGATATTCAAACAGGAGATAAGCGGCGGCAGAGCCAACGACTTGAGAGACCAGAGGGAGCTTCTGGTGGACAAGCTTTCCAAGTTAATAAATATAAGGTCCTACGAGACTAGCCAGGGACATTTAAGAATAGATGTAGGTACTACCGCTTTAGTAGACCATTACAATACCAACGAGATGGTTACTGAAACCGATGCAGATGGATTTTTAAACATTGTTTGGAAAGGTTCAGGCAAAGAGGTTGATCTACAAAGCGGCACATTGAAGGGACTATTGGATATAAGAGATGGCACAGGCAAAGATGGACAATATTCTGGGATACCCTATTATATGCAGGAGATGTGCTATTTTTCAGGACAATTCGCATATAAGTTCAATGAAATACATAGACAAGGATATGGATTAGATGGCAGCACAGGCCATGACTTTTTCACCTTTGATACCATGGTAGGTTCTCAGGGAGGATTTGCTGACAGGACTGATTTTTTAGCAAAACTGGAGAATGGACAAGTGGACATATACAATTGGGATATAGGTATTTCTTCCGATATAGATAATTTTGATCATATAGCAGCTTCCTTAAATGGTGAGGAAGGGGACAATGAAAATTTATTAAAATTGATAGAAACCAGGCATGATAAGATATTTGATGGGACTTCCACAATAGATGATTTTACAAAATCACTGATTGCAGTGTTGGGGGTGGATGCCCAACAAGCCATAAGGATGCAGGAAAACCAGACTGTACTGGTGAGGCAGATGGACAATAGAAGGCTGGCCACTTCAGGGGTATCCCTAGACGAGGAGATGGCAAATCTGATAAAGTTTCAACACTCGTATAACGCAGCAGCCCGAGTGATAACTTCAGTGGATGAGATGTTGGATACTATAGTATCCAGAATGGGAATAGTAGGACGATAG
- the flgL gene encoding flagellar hook-associated protein FlgL, producing MRVTNSMLIGNMMANLNRNLSKMAKIQDQTSSGKLVKRPSDDPVYAARSLMLRTNLSRMEQFNRNVDDGISWLTTSEIAVKEIGDVLHRVRDLALKAKNGTLSDEDRESVSYEIESLKDQIVQSANTEFSGRYIFAGHKTREKPFEVIDDSLQYNGDQGAINYNVGADSNIKVNIDGRRLFMLDAGDSSLYNTIDRLDKALKGQDGYDLDGIIDDIDRNMENVLEIRAEIGSKINRFELIKTRMDDDTINITSLMSKTEDMDLAEAIMNLKMAESVYRASLAAGARIIQPTLVDFLR from the coding sequence ATGAGAGTGACTAACAGCATGCTTATAGGAAATATGATGGCAAACTTAAACAGAAATTTATCCAAAATGGCTAAAATACAGGACCAGACCTCTTCCGGCAAGTTGGTGAAAAGACCCTCCGACGACCCTGTATATGCAGCTAGAAGCCTGATGTTGAGAACCAACCTTTCCAGAATGGAACAATTTAACAGAAATGTGGATGATGGCATATCATGGCTTACAACCAGTGAAATAGCTGTCAAAGAGATAGGGGACGTACTACATAGAGTCAGGGACCTTGCTCTCAAAGCAAAGAACGGCACCCTTTCCGATGAAGATAGGGAGTCTGTGTCCTATGAAATAGAAAGTCTGAAGGATCAGATAGTGCAATCAGCCAATACTGAGTTTTCAGGGAGATACATATTCGCAGGCCATAAAACCCGTGAAAAACCTTTTGAGGTGATTGATGATAGCCTTCAATATAACGGCGATCAAGGAGCTATAAACTACAACGTAGGAGCTGACAGCAATATAAAGGTAAATATAGATGGACGCAGGCTGTTCATGTTAGATGCAGGGGACTCCTCCCTCTACAATACCATTGATAGATTGGACAAGGCGTTAAAAGGACAGGATGGGTACGATCTAGATGGAATTATTGACGATATAGATAGAAACATGGAAAATGTGCTGGAGATACGGGCGGAGATAGGCTCAAAGATAAATAGATTTGAACTGATAAAGACTAGAATGGATGACGATACCATCAACATAACATCCCTCATGTCCAAGACAGAGGATATGGATCTGGCAGAAGCCATAATGAACCTAAAGATGGCAGAAAGCGTATACAGAGCATCCCTAGCAGCAGGCGCGAGAATAATCCAACCCACACTAGTTGACTTTTTAAGATAA
- a CDS encoding DUF6470 family protein, giving the protein MDLTITTIKPQLTIHTQNANMQVKQPPPDLNLSYDIDRVEIDIEHTKVDIDQSKCFDELGLKSSMSKYKEFIKTGYQKAQKGIARIVKEGDALASIETGQNVLALLAKDVYIDHRDYNVDCAPKSRPKIEFSGSVTVDVRKGYFNIKPQINPAQISADFAEIDIETTPPEIHIEYTGKNVDRYI; this is encoded by the coding sequence ATGGACCTTACAATAACAACTATAAAACCCCAACTCACCATACATACACAAAACGCAAACATGCAGGTCAAACAACCTCCTCCTGATTTGAACCTTTCCTACGATATAGATCGGGTAGAGATAGACATTGAACATACCAAAGTAGATATAGACCAGAGCAAGTGCTTTGATGAACTAGGACTTAAATCCAGCATGAGCAAGTACAAAGAATTCATAAAAACTGGCTACCAAAAAGCACAAAAAGGCATAGCCAGGATAGTAAAAGAAGGAGATGCTCTGGCCAGTATAGAGACAGGGCAGAATGTATTAGCCCTGCTGGCAAAAGATGTGTATATAGACCATCGAGATTACAATGTAGACTGTGCACCTAAATCAAGACCGAAGATAGAGTTTTCAGGGTCAGTTACTGTAGATGTTAGGAAAGGATATTTTAATATAAAGCCCCAAATCAATCCAGCACAGATATCTGCAGATTTTGCTGAAATAGATATAGAAACTACCCCACCGGAGATACACATAGAATACACCGGTAAGAATGTGGACAGATATATATAA
- a CDS encoding flagellar assembly protein FliW, protein MIIPTKIFGNVQIEQDDIFTFVKPILGFEEYKYFVILEHKDKHIPFKWLQSVEVSELSFVVVDPKIFLPDYQPAVRQNVLKPLDIESQQDIVLYSIVVVPEDIKKMTANLKSPLVFNMKNKTAIQLVLDDRRYGLRHYIMRDLQHTGEKGKRVCSY, encoded by the coding sequence ATGATTATTCCCACCAAGATTTTTGGCAATGTTCAAATAGAGCAAGATGATATATTCACCTTTGTAAAACCTATACTGGGATTTGAAGAATACAAATATTTCGTTATATTGGAGCATAAAGATAAGCACATACCTTTCAAATGGCTGCAGTCGGTGGAGGTATCTGAACTCTCTTTTGTAGTGGTAGATCCAAAAATATTCTTGCCCGACTATCAGCCAGCTGTCCGTCAAAATGTACTTAAGCCTTTGGACATAGAATCACAACAAGATATAGTCCTGTATTCCATAGTGGTGGTGCCAGAGGATATAAAAAAGATGACAGCAAATTTAAAGTCCCCCCTGGTTTTCAATATGAAGAACAAGACAGCTATACAATTGGTACTGGATGATAGAAGATATGGATTGAGGCACTATATAATGAGGGATTTGCAACATACGGGGGAAAAGGGGAAACGAGTATGCTCATATTAA
- the csrA gene encoding carbon storage regulator CsrA yields MLILTRGRGQSIMIGEDIEITLVSVEKDKVRIGIDAPQDVVILRKELCEQTEQENKKAASSDINVLDKVQQIFEKK; encoded by the coding sequence ATGCTCATATTAACCCGAGGCAGAGGCCAGTCCATAATGATAGGAGAAGATATAGAGATAACACTTGTTTCAGTAGAAAAGGACAAGGTGAGGATAGGGATAGATGCACCCCAGGATGTGGTGATATTGAGAAAAGAGCTGTGTGAGCAGACTGAACAGGAAAACAAAAAGGCAGCCAGTTCAGATATTAATGTACTTGACAAAGTTCAGCAAATTTTTGAAAAAAAATAG
- a CDS encoding flagellin, with the protein MRINHNIAALNTYSRLTAANNAQSKSLEKLSSGLRINRAGDDAAGLAISEKMRGQIRGLDQAARNSQDAISLIQTAEGALTETHAILQRMRELADQAANDTNQPEDRIAIKEEVAQLETEITRIAEQTEFNGKKLLNGSFGIQIDAASTNATGSNGIVGVDVSGAKTSETYTLTGEAGKLTLEDSKGNAQVLEGLVDNFTGTLNFDKLGVSLQVANFQGATGVTFTAGTDDQIITGATAEAKFQIGANENQSMAISIADMSTAGLGIDSINGKMSNHEDATKAITTIDDAIKKVSAERSKLGANQNRLEHTINNLSTSAENLQAAESRIRDVDMAKEMM; encoded by the coding sequence ATGAGGATCAATCACAACATAGCAGCATTAAATACATACTCAAGACTTACCGCTGCAAACAACGCTCAGTCCAAGTCTTTGGAAAAGCTATCATCAGGCTTGAGGATAAATAGAGCAGGAGACGACGCAGCAGGCTTGGCGATCAGTGAAAAGATGAGGGGCCAGATTAGAGGTTTGGATCAGGCAGCAAGAAATTCACAGGATGCTATATCGTTAATTCAGACAGCTGAAGGTGCACTGACCGAGACACATGCTATTCTTCAGAGAATGAGGGAATTAGCAGATCAAGCAGCTAATGATACTAACCAGCCAGAGGATAGAATAGCAATTAAAGAGGAAGTTGCTCAATTAGAAACCGAAATTACCCGCATAGCAGAACAAACAGAGTTTAATGGTAAAAAATTGTTAAATGGGAGTTTTGGTATACAGATAGATGCAGCAAGTACTAATGCTACTGGTTCAAATGGTATAGTCGGAGTTGATGTATCGGGTGCTAAAACAAGTGAAACTTATACCCTAACTGGTGAAGCAGGAAAATTAACATTGGAGGATTCTAAAGGGAATGCTCAAGTATTAGAAGGATTGGTTGATAATTTTACGGGGACTTTAAATTTTGATAAGCTTGGAGTATCATTACAAGTAGCAAATTTCCAAGGTGCGACGGGAGTTACTTTTACTGCTGGAACAGATGATCAAATTATTACAGGAGCAACGGCAGAGGCGAAGTTTCAAATAGGTGCTAATGAAAATCAAAGTATGGCAATATCGATAGCTGATATGTCTACTGCAGGTCTTGGTATAGATAGTATTAATGGAAAAATGTCTAATCATGAAGACGCTACCAAGGCTATTACTACAATAGATGATGCTATTAAAAAGGTATCAGCCGAAAGATCTAAGTTAGGTGCAAATCAGAATAGGTTGGAGCATACAATAAATAACTTATCTACATCAGCAGAAAACTTGCAGGCAGCAGAATCCAGAATAAGAGACGTAGACATGGCAAAAGAGATGATGGA
- a CDS encoding GGDEF domain-containing protein — HAYWGNNKICDNCISMRAYLGGDTFVKLENTHDRLYMVTAIPIENGNSTVVLELLKNVTKQMLIGAGEYDKGYYIKNIVEDMNKILVKDTLTQLFNRKYINERLPADIIRSTIKQQPLSIIICDIDLFKEINDTYGHAAGDKAIKASSDTLVSCIRDNVDWVARYGGDEFLICLDNTDYDDAWDVAERMRKKIENTDIEIKDQRINITASFGICTLKDKKLTPEQMIECADQKLYQAKTQGRNRVG; from the coding sequence CATGCCTATTGGGGCAACAATAAGATATGCGATAACTGCATATCTATGAGAGCATATCTGGGTGGGGATACTTTTGTAAAACTGGAGAACACCCACGACAGGCTGTATATGGTTACAGCTATACCTATTGAAAATGGCAACAGCACAGTGGTATTGGAGCTTCTAAAAAACGTTACAAAACAGATGCTTATAGGTGCAGGAGAGTATGACAAGGGATATTACATAAAAAATATTGTAGAAGATATGAACAAGATACTTGTAAAGGATACCCTAACCCAGCTTTTTAATAGAAAATACATAAATGAAAGACTGCCTGCAGATATAATAAGGAGTACCATAAAACAGCAGCCGCTATCAATAATCATTTGTGATATTGACCTGTTCAAAGAGATAAATGATACGTATGGACATGCTGCGGGAGATAAAGCGATAAAAGCATCCAGCGATACATTGGTGAGTTGCATAAGAGATAATGTTGACTGGGTTGCAAGATATGGTGGAGATGAGTTTTTGATATGCTTAGATAACACAGACTATGACGATGCATGGGATGTAGCCGAGCGAATGCGTAAAAAGATAGAAAATACAGATATAGAAATAAAAGATCAAAGAATAAATATCACCGCGTCTTTTGGAATATGCACATTAAAAGATAAAAAATTGACACCGGAGCAGATGATAGAATGTGCTGATCAGAAACTTTACCAGGCAAAGACTCAAGGGCGAAACAGGGTGGGATAA
- a CDS encoding amidohydrolase family protein, with the protein MEEYKIIDMHAHIFPEKIADKAVKAIGDFYGIAMQGKGIVSHLLECGSKAGVDRFVIHSTATRAEQVKSINDYTASESRSDKRLIGFGTIHPDFDDIEGEIERIKNLGLKGIKLHPEFQNFKIDDECMFPIYKAAQGKLPVLMHMGDKARDWSHPKRLAKVIDVFPDLTVIAAHFGGYLLWDQAEQYLIGKKIYMDTSSSLFLLDDGKALDMIRKHGADRIVFGTDYPVWTHEDELKRLFRLDLNEQERKLILRENICRLLEL; encoded by the coding sequence ATGGAAGAATACAAAATTATTGATATGCATGCACATATCTTTCCTGAGAAGATTGCAGATAAGGCTGTTAAAGCTATAGGAGACTTTTACGGCATTGCTATGCAGGGGAAAGGTATTGTTTCCCACCTTTTGGAGTGCGGTAGCAAGGCTGGAGTGGATAGGTTTGTAATTCACTCTACTGCCACAAGAGCTGAACAGGTAAAATCGATCAACGATTATACAGCCTCTGAATCAAGGTCAGATAAGCGTTTGATAGGATTTGGCACTATTCATCCTGATTTTGATGATATAGAAGGGGAAATAGAAAGAATCAAGAATCTTGGACTGAAAGGTATAAAGCTACATCCTGAATTTCAAAATTTTAAAATAGATGATGAATGCATGTTTCCAATATACAAGGCAGCTCAAGGTAAACTGCCTGTACTGATGCACATGGGAGATAAGGCTAGAGACTGGTCCCACCCTAAAAGGCTTGCCAAAGTGATAGATGTTTTTCCTGATTTGACGGTTATAGCGGCTCATTTTGGGGGATATCTATTGTGGGATCAAGCAGAACAATATTTGATAGGCAAAAAAATATATATGGATACCTCCAGTTCTTTGTTCCTGCTGGATGATGGCAAAGCTCTGGATATGATAAGGAAACACGGAGCAGACAGGATTGTGTTCGGAACGGATTATCCTGTCTGGACCCATGAGGATGAGTTAAAAAGGCTGTTTAGGCTGGACCTGAATGAACAGGAGAGAAAGCTTATATTAAGGGAAAATATCTGCAGACTGCTTGAGCTGTAG
- a CDS encoding flagellar protein FlaG gives MGINPVSSVKSAPVRPVSHHSGLEQNMRAQKDKTERPIDKTRFGLNDQLDKQKIQGAVDAANDVVKAINKGFEFEIHDDTNRIMVRVINKDTQEVIREIPPEEILDMLGKMWRAVGILIDKKI, from the coding sequence ATGGGAATAAATCCTGTATCATCTGTAAAAAGTGCCCCAGTCAGGCCTGTGAGCCATCATAGCGGACTTGAACAGAATATGCGGGCTCAAAAAGATAAAACAGAACGTCCGATAGACAAGACCAGATTTGGGCTGAATGACCAGCTGGACAAACAAAAAATACAAGGGGCTGTTGATGCCGCAAATGATGTGGTCAAAGCCATAAACAAAGGTTTTGAATTTGAAATACATGATGATACAAACAGAATAATGGTAAGGGTGATAAATAAGGATACCCAAGAAGTTATAAGGGAGATACCCCCTGAAGAAATATTGGATATGTTGGGGAAAATGTGGAGAGCAGTAGGTATACTCATAGATAAAAAGATTTAA
- the fliD gene encoding flagellar filament capping protein FliD produces the protein MYNSMRVGGLATGMDIDSIVDNLMRVERMPLDKLKQQKQVLEWQQEDYREINTLLLNLRNTIFDMRLQSTFNAYIANSSDQSIISATASSAASATSFTFDSITSLAKAAGIRTADDVSISSQVYKISAEKPLQSPVNISEVQSFMISYDNGEFLEIALDPAVYDNKSGGRMYSDLVADIQSKLDQALGQDKVKVTLDRNNKLQFTADGTAAFTIKQEEGQELFSALGFEPDASGTIQAQRQGMDTNQSLYTLIQQGILDGNKFDWIADVSDSFVVNETGTSFVSNINYADIRADYKKENITIKVNGSYYKAVTDESQLKEGAVLLEDDGNGKLKLTFFEEQEIEEGSSIQIDRHDFEFSISSYNQGGQQNTETFTINALNQSMNTVVSYINNSKTLDLNAFYDSSTDKMVLTAKRTGNNNANGQDITVSGAFAEQLLGLNHYTSGQDAQFTVNGLATTRKNNDFTINGVSFNLKATSDTPVTITTSRDIDSVVDNIKGFVDTYNETIDTINQKIHEERYKDYPPLTDEQKDVLKDSQIEKWEEKARSGMLARDAMLESILSDMRNMLMESVDGVDSKYNTLYSIGITTGPYYERGKLNLNEAKLREAIETDADGVAQMFRRQTEGDYRQSGIAVRMHDTITGGMDRISEKAGTALSFSKADNSQIGSRIRDLEKDIDSWQDRLKMIENRYWNQYTQMEKAINQMNQQSMWLTQQLGMWQM, from the coding sequence ATGTACAATAGTATGAGAGTCGGTGGACTAGCCACTGGTATGGATATAGACAGCATAGTGGACAACCTGATGAGGGTGGAAAGGATGCCGCTGGACAAGCTAAAACAGCAAAAACAGGTACTTGAATGGCAGCAAGAAGACTACAGAGAAATAAACACGCTTCTTTTAAATTTGCGAAACACAATATTTGACATGAGGCTTCAAAGCACATTCAATGCTTACATAGCCAACAGTTCAGACCAATCCATAATATCAGCCACTGCATCAAGTGCAGCTTCAGCCACATCTTTCACCTTCGATTCTATCACTAGTCTTGCAAAGGCTGCAGGTATCAGGACAGCAGATGATGTGTCTATATCCAGTCAAGTGTACAAGATATCCGCAGAAAAACCGTTGCAGTCTCCGGTAAACATATCGGAAGTACAGAGCTTCATGATAAGCTACGATAACGGCGAATTTTTAGAGATAGCATTAGATCCGGCGGTGTATGACAACAAGAGCGGCGGTAGAATGTATTCCGATTTGGTGGCAGATATACAGAGCAAATTAGATCAGGCTCTAGGACAGGATAAAGTAAAAGTTACTTTGGATAGAAACAACAAGCTCCAATTTACCGCAGACGGCACTGCCGCCTTTACGATAAAACAGGAAGAGGGGCAGGAGCTATTTTCTGCTCTAGGTTTTGAACCGGATGCATCAGGTACGATACAAGCCCAAAGGCAGGGTATGGATACAAACCAGAGTTTATACACCCTCATACAGCAGGGTATATTGGATGGGAATAAATTCGATTGGATAGCAGATGTATCCGATTCATTTGTGGTGAACGAGACCGGCACCAGCTTTGTATCCAACATAAACTATGCCGATATAAGAGCAGACTACAAAAAAGAGAATATAACCATCAAAGTAAATGGCAGTTATTACAAAGCAGTTACCGATGAGAGCCAGCTTAAAGAAGGTGCTGTACTGTTAGAGGATGACGGAAACGGCAAGCTAAAGCTGACATTTTTTGAAGAACAAGAGATAGAAGAGGGCAGCAGCATACAGATAGACAGGCATGATTTTGAATTTTCCATATCATCATATAATCAAGGTGGACAGCAAAATACCGAAACTTTTACCATAAATGCACTCAACCAATCCATGAATACAGTAGTGAGCTACATAAACAATTCAAAGACCTTGGATTTAAATGCATTCTACGACTCCAGTACCGACAAGATGGTACTCACTGCCAAACGCACAGGAAATAACAATGCAAATGGACAAGACATAACTGTAAGCGGTGCTTTTGCTGAACAGCTTTTAGGTCTTAACCACTACACTTCAGGGCAGGATGCCCAATTTACGGTAAATGGACTTGCTACCACCAGAAAGAACAATGATTTTACTATAAATGGTGTATCTTTCAACCTCAAAGCTACATCGGATACCCCAGTGACCATCACTACCAGCAGGGATATAGATTCGGTAGTAGATAATATAAAGGGGTTTGTAGATACATATAATGAAACTATAGATACAATAAATCAAAAGATACATGAAGAGAGATACAAAGATTATCCTCCTCTGACAGATGAACAAAAAGATGTGTTAAAGGACAGCCAAATAGAAAAGTGGGAAGAAAAGGCTCGCAGCGGCATGTTGGCAAGGGATGCTATGTTGGAATCCATATTATCGGATATGCGCAACATGTTGATGGAATCTGTAGATGGAGTGGATTCAAAATATAATACTTTATACAGCATAGGTATCACTACAGGTCCATACTATGAACGTGGCAAATTGAATTTGAATGAAGCAAAATTGAGAGAGGCTATTGAAACCGATGCTGACGGCGTGGCCCAGATGTTTAGAAGGCAGACAGAAGGGGATTACCGCCAATCGGGGATAGCTGTGAGGATGCATGATACCATCACAGGGGGGATGGACAGGATATCAGAAAAGGCAGGTACGGCTTTATCATTCAGCAAGGCGGATAACAGTCAAATAGGGTCGAGGATAAGAGATTTAGAGAAAGATATAGACAGCTGGCAGGACAGGCTTAAAATGATAGAAAACAGATATTGGAACCAATATACCCAGATGGAAAAGGCGATAAATCAGATGAATCAGCAGAGTATGTGGCTGACACAGCAGCTGGGTATGTGGCAAATGTAA
- the fliS gene encoding flagellar export chaperone FliS — protein sequence MGNPYQQYKQNSVNTAGPGELVLMMYDGALKCCRQACSFIEQKDIQNSNNSIIKAQKIITELMSSLDMNYQVSNNLYSLYSYMNSRLIQANINKDVQTIKEVETMLEELKDAWKEAVRINRQQVYSHS from the coding sequence ATGGGAAATCCATATCAGCAGTACAAACAAAACTCAGTAAATACAGCAGGCCCAGGGGAATTGGTTCTTATGATGTATGATGGGGCATTAAAATGCTGTAGGCAAGCATGTTCATTTATTGAACAAAAGGATATACAAAACTCAAACAATTCTATAATAAAAGCACAAAAGATAATAACAGAGCTGATGTCTTCATTGGATATGAATTACCAAGTATCAAATAATCTTTACAGCTTGTACAGCTATATGAACAGCAGATTGATACAGGCCAACATCAACAAAGATGTCCAGACGATAAAGGAAGTAGAAACAATGTTGGAAGAACTGAAGGATGCTTGGAAGGAGGCAGTGAGAATAAATAGGCAGCAAGTATATTCTCACTCATAA
- a CDS encoding flagellar protein FlgN has product MDSHIEKDIKKLLCLVSEKYELVKEIRAMTQKQRSSIHDDKLELLLNIINQKQECIDKVNELDKQFLEVAGRLKKTMKIDSMDEIDYGKYPELAKVRRRILDIVSVLNQIKEIENGLKKDSKDKKNQLKMSIDSIKRNKKGILGYNKTYSEQASYFIDKKK; this is encoded by the coding sequence ATGGACTCCCACATTGAAAAAGATATAAAAAAACTTTTATGTTTGGTATCAGAGAAATATGAGCTGGTAAAAGAGATACGGGCGATGACTCAAAAACAACGCTCCTCAATTCATGATGATAAATTGGAGCTGTTGTTAAATATTATAAATCAAAAACAGGAATGCATAGACAAGGTGAATGAGCTGGACAAACAATTCCTTGAGGTTGCCGGCAGGCTGAAAAAAACCATGAAAATAGATTCTATGGATGAAATTGACTATGGCAAATATCCTGAATTAGCAAAGGTGAGAAGGCGGATACTAGACATTGTGTCCGTTTTAAATCAGATAAAAGAAATAGAAAATGGTCTGAAAAAGGATTCTAAAGACAAAAAAAATCAATTAAAAATGAGCATTGATAGCATAAAACGAAATAAAAAGGGTATATTAGGATATAATAAAACATATAGCGAACAGGCATCATATTTTATTGACAAAAAAAAATAG